The genomic segment CCGAGGAGGTCGCTGGAGACGCTCCGCAGGAGGATCCTGTCGGGGTAGCGCTCCTTGAGGCGTGCGAAGACCCAGGCGTCGAGGTTCTGCGTGATCAGGAAGGTGATCCAGGAGGCGACGACGATCCTGAGGCTCTGGGCGAAGACGTCCTGCCACATCTCCTCGTAGGCGAAGAAGGGGGCGGGCGTGAGGGTGTTGGTCATGACGATGAAGGTGACCAGGAGCACCTGCGAGAGGAAGGCGATGCCGATGGCGATGTGGGTCATCCTCTCGCCATAGACCTCGTTGATCATGTCGATGGCCTGCGAGAGGAAAGGATAGATGAAAACCGCGGCAGGGGCGAGGAAGACGGCGATGCCGAGGTCGAACTCCACGATCCGCGTGGCGATGATCTGCGAGGCCGCGAGGTAGACGACATAGAAGCCGACAAGGGCGGCGTAGCCGTACTCCCGGTGGTTCCTGATGATGTACGCCGAGGCGTAGGTGACGATGGTGAGGCTGACGACCCAGTAGAGCCAGACGATGGGGATATCCATTTTCCTTATTTTGTTGGATGGCCCGGGTATTAGTTACTGTGTTGATGAAATCCTAGCAACATTAGGGAATTTATTTAATAATCGCAAAATGAAGTCCGTGTTATTATACCCTTTATCAGATCTTTGAATCGATTTTAAATTTTGTTGATAGATTACTTCAACCGAAGATAAATTTCATGAGACTTGCCTTTTGATCAGGAAGATCTAAACATTTAGAATTCTGGAGTCTGAATACCGGAAAGGAGGTCGTCGCTGCCATGAGCGGTCGGGATGGCATGACGGCGCCTCAGTGCAGAAAGGCGTGCAATGAAAAGGGGCGGAAAATATCACCAGTTGAAAGTGCTTCGATGCGACGGTCTCTTATCCCGTAGATTGAGAAAAAGGAAATTATCCCCTATCTTTACTGAGGTACGAGTCACACATTTTGTCAGGTGTAGGTCCCCGGTCAGGGAGGCAAAACCTGTTTTTTACTGAGTGCCGAGTGCGAGGGACACTCCCTGCTCAATACACTCAATACCCTCACTCTGGCATCTCATCTTGCTGAGGGTTACCCCTTTGTTATACAGGGTTTCTGCATTATTTGGGTCGTACGTGAGGGCCAAGTCGTAGCATGATATTGCTTCCTCATATCTGCCAAGCATATCCAGAACATTCCCCTTTGAGTGGAACGCCCGGGCATGTTTGGGGTCAATCTCAAGAACTCGGTCATAGATCTCAATAGCTTTTGCATATTCGCTGCGATACTTCTTTTCATTCGCCTGGTGTAGCGTGATCTCTACAAGAGGATCACGCCTCGTTACGGTCCGTGTATCAGCACTGGACCCGCTGGTTTTTGCCATGATATTTACGTCGATGCTGAAATATATAATATTTTCTAATATCGAAAAACGATCGTATAAATAATTTCTTATGCTTTGGCAGGTCATTTATAAAATTTACCTTGCCCCGAATCCAACATCCATTTGGACCCGGGATAAACAGGGCCATGGGCCCCTTATCATTTATCGAAGGTTATCTTTCCGATACTGATACCGGCGCGAAAAACCTCATCACCGGGTTCCTCAACCAGGTGGTGCTCGCAGAGGCACTCCAGCAGGGGAGAGCCGGGCAGTACGAGCGAACCGATGCGCGTACGGCATACTGAAACGGCTACAAGAACTGATCCCTGAAGACCTGGTATGGGGATACCGTTCTCCAGAAACCACAGTCCCGCGAGTTTCCATCCGAGACAGAGGTCTTCGGGCGCTATGCCCGGGTGGAGAGGGCCCTCGCGGACACTATCTCTGAATCCTATCTGCAGGATGTTTCGACCAGAAAGATCCAGGGAATGATCTCGATAAAAAGGTCCAGGGGATCCTGAGTATTATAAAAATGGTGCTCTCAAAAAGAAGTCAGGAGTACCGTACTGTGTGTGGTATTGCTGCTGAGCGAGACTACAACGCTGCAGTGAATATTCGTCGCGTGGGGATGAAACGGCCCTTTGAGCCCGTGGAAATGCATAGCATTTCCCAGCCAGGGAAATTTTCGATTTCTCGTGTTGTGGAGATTACACCCCCCCGTAACATCTCTGTGATGCACGCAATTATCCATGATGGCTGTGAAACCCCGCCCAAACAGGTGCGGGGCAGTTCACCGGCCTTATCCGAGAAGATGTTTCTTTTCTACGATTGACTGAACATAGAGCAGAACGAACTGCGACAGTCCGAAGCATACCAGAATAATGACAATAAAAATACCCGGAACCAGGTTTTCGATCAGCATTGACACGCCGAGGAGAATCATCATGATGACAATAAGCAGTGCCAGGGCAAGCAGCACCAGCACCAGCAGAAGATCTTTTCCTTCCAGTTTTTTGGCGGGGTTCTCTGACTTTGGTTTCGGCCTGATCAGGGTGGAGAGAAGATAAAGTCCTGCGAGAATGAGGAAAACTCCGATAAAGATAACAAGAAACTCAACAATCGTGTCAGGAACAATGATAGCGAACGCACCGACCGCAACAAACGCCATCCCCACAAGGAAGAAAATCCAGTTGCGTTTGAACGAGAACGTCATCATAACGCCGCAGACCAGCGCCTGAACGCCAAGCAGCACTATCAGGGTACCATGCATGGCGCTCAGAGCATACGGCAGTAACCCGAGGTACACCGGGACCAGCAGGCAGCCGAAAATCAGCATGTAGAAACCAAACTGCATTCCCATGACAGTACCGGGGGACATGCCCGGGGTGTTTGCGGATATCCCGGGTTCGGCGTGGAGCGAATACTCTTTCTGCAGAATAAAAGCAAGATAGAACAGGGCACTGCCGAAGAGCAGAGCGGCAACCGCCAGAAGTTCGGTTGAAAGGAGGGCAGGCAGGTAAATCCGCACTGCAATCAATGCTGCAATCAGCATCTCCAGAACGGAGACTGCTGCACAGTTGACAGTAAGGTGCGCGGTTACCCCATCACCCGGTGTTTTCCAGAACCGGGACGTCTCATTTGCAAAAAAAATCTGCAAAAGCAGCAGAATACCGCCCGCTCCGAAGGCGATCATCACCAGAAACTTCGGGATGTCGCCAAAAATTCCTGGAATAAAACTGGTGACAATACCGATCAGAGTGATGATGATCCCCGGAATAAGTACCGACCATGATCTCTGCACAAATCCAAACGGAATTTTTCCTATCGTTTGCAGCTGCAGGCCGAATATAACCAGAAGGAGACCGTACACGCCGTCCCTGTAGTAGGGCAATGCTCCTGCGGCGACCGAAAACAGCACGGCACCGATGACGAGCATTATCAGGCCAACGGCCAGAATAAAAATCACCTCCCGGTGAATGTCCGTCTCTTCCAATATTTTCATATTTTATCCCTCAATTGCAGCATTTTTATCTGGCTTTCAGAATTTTCGAGTTTTTTTTGCAGATTTTTCATGCATGTATTCCGAAAATTTTGATTTATTTTGCAATACACATAATACTCATAAAAACCTGATAAAAACATAAAATGCGAGGCATATATCACTTAAGTTACCGTTGCATTTCCCCCATCAAATATTTTTCTTTTTTTATCTTGCAGGGTAAAGGGACAGGGCGAGAAGCCCCGGTCAATAGGTGCGGGGGGGTCTGACCGCCTCTTAAAGGGAGCGAGCGTGCAAGGCCCATACACAAATCCGACACCGCAAAACCGGGAGCATCAGTCGAAAGTGCTTGTGACGGCAGGAGATACCGGGGGCATCGTGATGATTATCGGCCGCGTGTTGCCTCTGGAAATACCTTTTCCGGAGGGCTCAGGAGCAAAGACCCGAGGCAGTTCTCATCATCTGAGAGTGCATGCAACCGGGCGGCGTGATGAATAGAGCATCTGCCAGAGAGAAGAGATCAAATAACAGGCATGAAGAGAAACTTTCGCTCCCCCATACGACGCCTCACGACGCATCGGGGGGATGAACCGTATAGACATGGACGAATTTCTGGCCGGAATAAACCGTATCCGTTGCTGTCTTAGTAGATTTTCCTGCCAGGACAACAACTCCTTCATCATTCCAGGGTTCATGCCCGGTGAGAACAACAGCTCCCTCTTTCTTTCCGTAGGCAGTAAGTGCTACATCTTTCAGTGTCAGGGATTTCCCCGTAATACCTGCCCGGAAACCGTACGCCTCGATCATCCCGCGTCTCATGAAAATCTCTCCGCAGGGCACTGATATCGCGTAACTCTCACCGTTAATCGTCATTATACTTCCTGCAGCCAGATTTCCTTTCTCAACAGCAATACCGCAGCCTCCCGAATCCGTCATCCTTGCATTGGTAATGCCGATAATCCCGGCAAAAACCTCCATCGACCCTGACTGGAGCAATATCCCGAATTCATCCCCGAAAATCTCTATTGCACCACCGGAAATCACCAGATTGCCGCTCTCCAGAACAACTCCACCGAACTGCCCGGTAACCTGGAGAGCACCTCCCTGAAGACTGATATCGCCGGTTGTATAAATTCCCACATTGCCGGTTGCGTCCACCGTTACCGTATCAACGAGGATCAGAGCGCCGCCCCGTATATTCAGACCAATCTCCTCACCTGCAACCTTCATAGTCGCGGCTTCAATCTTCAATGACCTACACGAAAATCCTATAGTGCCGGAAGCCGAAAGGAGACCAATATGATCTAATACTACATCCCCTGCCACATCCAGTCCGCATTTCCGGCCTGATGCTGCGAGGGATCCTCCATTCGTTATTTTCATCTGTTCTCCGGAGATCCGCATACCGTCCTGTGCCACCCCGGAGAAAGAGATCTCCCCTCCGGACTGGGAATAGGAACCATTCACCACAATTCCACTGATTTTGCCGACTCCCGTAATCAGGCCGTTGGAGATTTCCGCGTTTCCCGAGATCTGCATTGCCGTATCTCCCTGAAGCATCAGGATCCCCCCGGCACAGTTCATATCGCCACCAACGGATATCCCCGTCCCTCCTGATGCAGAGATGTTCGCATTTTGAATGTGCAGGTTTCCTTCAACAGCGATGGCAGTTTTTCCGGAAGATTCGCATCTAGAGCCGGATACTTCCATCTCCTCGGACACGAAAAGTCCGCAGTCCTCCCCGGAGAATGTTATAACACTTCCGACAATACTGCACGAACCGTTTACCTGCACACAGGAGGTTCCATTCAGGGTACCGTGTATCATTTTGGTGGAGAAGCTGCCATGTTCGAGGCGGATGCAAGTATCCCCGCAGATGAAGTCACTATCACAGCAGGTGAGTGCGAGAGAACCGTGGTGAATCAGAACTCCGCAGCCGTTGGGACTCTCGATCTGCTGAACGCCATCAATCTGGTTCAAATCTCCCGCAAGGTCGATTCCTGCATCAATTCCAAAGATTTTCAGGACGGGCTTGGTGGATGCATTCAATCCACCCGACACCGATTTGATTGCCGTCGTTTCTGAACGGACGTCAATGACACAATAGTCTGTGAGGGTGATAGTTCCCGAGGCAAAGATCCCGTACTCTTTTGTCCGGATTTTGAGGAATACACCTGTTATTTCCAGTGTGCCCGACTCAACGAAGATCCCCCCTTCATCTCCCCGAATGGACAGAAACATAGCACCTGAGAGTTTCAGGTTTCCCCGGTGAATGTGAATTCCCGGCCCGTGAGCACTGTCTATCTGGTTGTCTATCTGATCGAGCCGGATGGTGATGTCTCCGGTTGCATGAATTGCCGAGCCGTGATAGTTGGAGAGGACAAGGGTGCGTGTTTCTGCAACCCAGTTCCATCCCTTGCCATAACAGTCGTCTTCGACGGAGTAGGATTTGCCGTCGATGGTAAACTCGTCCCCGGCATTTTGCGGCCCGGACCCGTATCGACTGCTGTTTGCGGCATCAAGATTGGTATGCGGTGTATTGTCTCTCTGTTTCGCGCAGAAGAGTTCGTACTCAAGTTCCTGCTGCAGTACCGGGCCGGCAATAGCCAGAAGACCGGTACAGTGAGCGATCACCCTGTCGAAATCCCCGCACCGCCGCATGGTATCAAGGACTGGAACCCATTTTTCCGGGGGGACGTCGGCAAATGTTTTGTTGTCTGCAAATACCAGGGACAGGGCTTTTTTCCGGCAGGAAACAGCTAATTCCATATCGAGTAAACTGTCAGCGCACCATGCGGCGGAGATATAATACTCTATAGCTTTTTCCGGGTTGTTTTCCGCCAGCCGGACGAGTGCGGCACGCAGGTAGAGGGAAGGAGACGAGGGGATTTCGGGATTTTGGAGACTGCAATAGTCAGGCGACTGCAGGAACTCTCTGGCGATTGATGTTTTCTCCTCGATGTCTTCAGCGATGTATCCACAGTGCGGACAGACTTCGAGGAGGTGCCTGAGAATGTACTCTGTCAGTTCCTTAGGACGACCTTCAAGTTCCACTATTCCCGATGGTCCGGCTGTACCTGGATGCACCGGAGATGCAATTTTATTCTGCTCCGATGGTTTATGGCAGACGAAACAGGTTTTGTGGATGGTCTTGATATGCGACATTGCAATCTTAACGTGTTTTATAGTATGGGTGGGTTCCTAAAGGTAAATTAGATAACTCCTCGCTACTTTGTGTTGGTCAAAACAGTACCCTTCACTGTTTTGTCCACCTACCCCGTCAGAAGGCCCTTGATCGAGAAAGATCTCTTCCTTCTTGCGTTGAATATTCAGGATACCGGCCCTGTAGAAACCCTCCTGATGTGGTCATGCATCCTCCTTGATCACGCTTGAACACAGATCCGCTGCTTTCCCGATAGTGTTCGCCGGGAATAGCAGAAATCCTCAGATTTCTTTTATCGCCGCACCTGGTAGCCCGCTTGCATGAGGAGCAGGACCGCCCTCTCGTCCCACCGGGCGTCGTCGTCCTCGCGGATGACGGCGACCTGCGTCTCCCAGACCTCTTTCAGGGCCGGGTCGTCCGCCGCGAGGTGGCGCCTCTCCATCACCCTCCCCGCCCTCGTCCCCCCTGCGTTCAGGATGAGGAGTCTCCAGCAGCGGTACTCCTGGCAGATGTCGGGCCTCGTGTCGTGGATGGTGCAGCACGCCTTCCCGTCGGCGGGATCCTCGCGGAGGAAGGGGCAGGCCAGAGGCCACCTCTCGAAAATGCTCCTGTCGGGGAGGAGATGGGTTTTGTCCGGGTCGATCCTGACGGCGTGCACCTCACAGGTGTACCTGTTCTCCATCAGGAAACTCCCGTCGCCGCACTCCTCCCTCACGACATGGACGTCGCCCATCTGGCTGCAGCACTCCCCGCACCGGATACACGCGAATGGCATTTGATATTCTCCTCCTTATAGTGAGAAGTTATCTCGCTTTGGCATGTGTATGCTCTGGTTTCGAGTGGCGACATATGATACAGTGACTAACAAATTGGTTTTATGAAGGATCCAGATTCTCAGGACGATTCAGAAGAGTAGAAATCGTCTTATTTATTTATTATCGACTAGATGTCCACCTCTACTGTCCAAACGGTCCCTTAAACAACCAAAATATAAAATAGAAATCTATAATCATACAGATCCCCAAAGTGAAGATTGTAATGAACCAATTAATTCGCCTTGCAGCAAATGCACTCCCTGGCGAAAAGAAATATGTTCTCTTTGCCGGTGCTGGTGTTTCAAAAGATGCAGGTATTCCTTCGGCATGGGATCTGATGCTTGAAACGGCCAAATATTTCTATCTGGATGAACATCCCGGGAAAGAGGCGAAAGAAATAACAGACACAGAACTTGGAGACTGGTTTGTTCAAAGCAAATATGCAGATCTGGAATACGCTGAATTGATCGGCGGGATTTACAAAACTTCTTCGGAGCAGCAGAGTTTTCTTAATAAATTTCTTGGTAACCATGAACCCGGAGATGCACATCGTGCCATAGCCGAGATGGCTCGACGCGGGATCTTGCGTGCAATTGTTACAACAAATTTTGATCACTGTCTTGAAAAAGCGCTCAAGGAAAAAGGTCTGGACGTACAGGTCATTGCAAGTGATGAAGTCCTTGAAACAACGGAACCGTTGATCAATTGCAAAAAAGTTCGTCTGTACAAGCCACATGGAACTCTTGGCGAAGGTGTCTTAAGAAACACACCGAAGGATCTTGGATCACTCTCACCATCAATGGAGACAGAATTAATTCGCCTGCTGAGCGAACATGGTGTAATTATTATCGGTTATTCAGGCAGAGATCCCGGGATCATGAAGGTGCTTAAAGCTCGGAAAAACACATATTATCCAATGTTCTGGGTGAACCCGGAGCTTCCATCAGACGAAGCGCAAAAAATTATTGACGACGAACATGTTGTATATCTGCCGTGTAAAGGTGCCGGTGCATTCCTCAATGATTTGATAACATTTCAGGACAGGATACGCGCTCTTGCTCCGTCAGGATCCTCCGGAGGTCCATCAATACCAGAACTGAAAGCGGCGCTTTCTGGGAGCGAACCTGCAGTTCCAATCTATCAAGATTTTTTGAAGGGAGTGTATCAAGATCTTGAACAAATAAAGCCGGATTTTTCTCGCTTTGACAACTATGACGAGGCGATCTACAATCAAATAGAGATCGGAGAGAACATATCCTACCGGTTCATTGAGGCAGCACTTCTTGCAGCACGATATGACGCTGCGGAGGTATTAAAAACAATATATGATTATTTCGGCCAATACTTGAAACTTTATGATGTTCCTGAAGGATTCAATGGTACATTTAGACCCTCGGATTTTGATGGATACAAATTCCTAATCCATGAAATGTTTCTTGGATTTGTCGCAGCTCTCATTCGATCCGACAAATGGGCTATCCTTGGTACCCTTCTGAGACACGAACTGTTTACTGAGGATCATAGAGGAGCGCGTTATAAGAATTATGCCTATATTAATGAGAACATTAGTTCTTTGGATGATGAACGAAATAATAGACTCAATTTGCGTAGAATTAGTGTATCTACGGACATATTGAAAAAACGATTTACAGATGATAATCTGTCAGGACTTCTTCTTTTCAGAGATATTATTGACGCAGATATTTTCCTGTTTCAATATTCTGTACATAATATCAATGACACTGAACGTTTCACTAGAAAAAGATGGAAACCAAGAACCATAATCTATCTCAATTATGAAGCACCAAATTATCTGAAACGATCTGAAAGCAAAGAGTATTTCTCCAAAGTGTCTGGTGCCCTAGGTTATACCACTTCTGAAGAATTTATCAAGGATCTCCAACGAGGTCGTGAGGAGTTTGATCGTTATGGGGGGTATTTCGATGTGGATTATCCAATTAGTTATGTTGACGTTGAAAAACTTGGCTCAAAATTGTAATAGTTAAAATTAGCTCTGTAAAATCAGACATTGGATAGGAGCGCACCTCCGGAATACAACATGAATATTTTTATATAGCAAACTCTCTAGATTGCTTTTTTTGTGTGGGGGGCTGGCACTATTTATTCCGCCCGAGTGCCTTTCACTCAGGAGTCTACACTGCCCTGCTCTCTTCATCTCCCTGACCTCTATTTTCCCCTCTCCAGAAAACCCTATCACGCCTGCCCGCTCATAAACATCCCGATCATGGCCCGCGAGACGATACAGCCCGCCGGACGCCTCAGGGAGACCCTGCGACGGATCGACGGCCGGGGATATAAGGCGTACAGGGACTGCGAGGGGGCCTACGCCTTCGACGGCTTCACCCTCCTCATCGACCACGCCCAGGCCGACCCCTTCGCCGCCCCGAGCAGGGTGCGGGTGCGGGTCGAGACGGACGTCGCGGGCTTCCCGGCCAGGTGTCTCTCGACGAAGACCCGCGAGGTTGCGTTCAGGGATTTCCTGGCCAGGGCGTTCGCCGCGGCCGTCGACGCGATCGAGCCGGCCCGCCGGGGGAGCGGGAGGAGCGGGCAGGTCGCCGTCGCCAGACCCGGCCAGGAGGTGCTGGAGCGCTCCTCCGTCGTCGTCACGCCGGAGGGCGCGGTCGAGGTGCGGTTCACCGTCGGCCTCCCGGCACGCGGCCGGACCGTGCTCGGGAGGGAGGCGGAGGAGATCTTCTTCGAGGACGTCCCGGCCCTGGTGCGGGCCTCCCTCCTGTACGCCGCCGTCGACGCCGCCGCCCTCGACCGCCACCTCGCGGTGAGCGAGGACGCCGACCATCTCAGGGCCGCGCTCCGGGACCGCGGCCTCGTCGCCTTCGTCGCCGACGGCGCACTCCTGCCGCGGGCGAGCGGGGTGGACGACCGCCCCCTCCGCGGCGCCGTCCCCTTCGTCTCACCGCCCTCCCTCCGGGTGACCGTCGACCTCCCGAACCGCGGCGCCGCCACCGGCATGGGCGTGCCCGCCGGGATCACCCTCATCGTCGGCGGCGGCTTCCACGGCAAGTCCACCCTCCTCCGGGCAATCGAGAGGGGCGTCTACACTCACATCCCGGGCGACGGCCGGGAGTACGTCGTCGCCGACCCCGCCGCGGTGAAGGTCCGCGCCGAGGACGGGCGCCGGGTGGAGACGGTCGACATCTCCCCCTTCATCGCCGGCCTCCCCGACGGCAGGGACACCCGCGCCTTCTCCACCGAGAACGCGAGCGGGAGCACCTCGCAGGCGGCGAACATCATGGAGGCCCTGGAGACCGGCGCCCGCGTCCTCCTCATCGACGAGGACACCGCGGCCACGAACATGATGATCCGGGATCGGCGGATGCAGGAACTCGTCGCCGACGATCAGGAACCGATCACGCCCTTCATCGACCGGGCGCAGGCCCTGTACCGCGACCTCGGCGTCTCGACCGTCCTCGTCATCGGCGGGTCGGGCGACTACTTCGACATCGCCGACACCGTCGTCTCCATGCAGGCCTACCGCCCGGAGGACGCCACTGCACGGGCGAAGGCGATCGCCGCCCGCCACGCCCCGGACCGCATCGCCTCCCGGAAGGGCGACGTCGGCACATTCAGGCGGCGGGTGCCGGACGCGGGGAGCATCGACGCCAGCAAGGGCAGGCGGGAGGCGAAGGTGGCGGCCGACGGCGTCCGCGGCATCAGGTTCGGCGTCCACGAGATCGACCTCGCGGCCGTGGCGCAGGTCGTGGACCCGGCCCAGACCGCGGCCATCGCCCATGCCATGCTCAGGGCGAAGCGCCTGATGGACGGGAGGAGGACCCTCGACGAGGTGGTCAGGGCCGTCGCCGCGGAGGTCGAAGAGGACGGCCTCGACACCCTCGCCCCCCACCCTGTCGGCGGCCTTGCGGCCTTCAGGCCCTTCGAACTCGCGGCGGCGATCAATAGACTCAGGACATTCAGGGCAGGGCAGCAAAAGTGACGGCGCCCGGCAGTGTGACCCACCCGGCACCCGCACACGCCACCAGGGCAAATATCGCAAGGTGAAGCGCTGCAAACAGGGGGACAAGCAAAAATTTCGTCTTCTGCGTCTTGTGCCTGAAGACCTTCATCGCCGCCAGCGCGCCGAATGGCCCGAGAAACGCAAGAGTCAGCAGCATGGTCTCCGAGATCCTCCATCGCCTCTGGCGTGCCCGTCCCTTGTCCGCGTAAAACACCGCGGCGGCACCGGCATTCAGGAGGAGATACACGACCAGCAGATCGAGGCCGGGGACGCTCATGGCGACAGTCCCCGGAAAAAAATATGGGCCGGGACCATCCGCCTCACTCAGTCTCCTTTTTGCGCGCCCTGTCATTGAAGATGCCGGAGACCCCGAGCAGGTCGTTTATCCACCGCAATTCGTCGCTGCACTGGATCAGGATGATCAGGAGGAGCGTGATCGGAACGGCAAAGATCATGCCAGGCAGACCGAGGATCCAGCCCCAGATGATGAGCGAGAGGATGACGACCATCGGCGGCAGTTCGAACCGCCTCGATGCGAGCTTTGCATAGATTGGATTTTCGACGACGGCGTTGAGGAGGATGACAATTCCCACGACCGCCGCGGCTCCCCAGATGCCGTACTGGAGCCAGGCAAAGAATATTGCCGGTATGGCCGCGAGGATCAGGCCGATATACGGAATGAAGGCCAGGATGAAGGTGAGGGTCCCCCACAGCACGGCAGAATGGACACCCATGAGCCAGAGCGAGAGGCCGAAGAGGGTGCCATGGATCATGTTCGCCTCAGTCCTGACGATCACAAAATCCATCATGAGTTTGCTCATCTTTTCGACACCCACAAAAGTCTTCGGTTCGAGCGCTATCCCCCGCTTCAGGCGCTCCGAGATGCGGGGGATCTCCAGAACGGCAAACATGGTTGTGATCAGAATAAAAAACAGGTACATCAGGACGTTTCCGAGTCCGATGGCATATGGCCTGACGAAGGTGACGACCTCCCCCAGGTTGAATGAGGTGGGAGCGAGCAGAGAGGAGTCAATGCCAAAGTGCTGAAACAGCAGTATCAGGTCTGAGAGACGCGTCTGCAGGTCCGACTGGTAGGTCGGAAGGTCGTTGAGCAGAGTCTCAAACGAACTGACCGTGATCACCACCCCGATGATCAGCACGACGGCGGCCACGGCCGAGATGACCCCCATGGCCACGATGTCGGGCAGGCCCCGCTTTCTCAGCATTTCCATTGCCGGAAGGGCAAGGATTGTCAGGATCAGGGATACGAGCAGGAGGTTGACGATATATGCACAGTACTGCATCCCGATGACGATCACGAGGAGTGCCGCCAGGATGCCGAGGGTCTGCCGCGTGCCGGAGAGGTCTGAAGGACGGTCCATAGTATAAACCTGTGTCGTACTGGGAGAAGAAAGAATATGATCCTTGGGAATTTATCCGGAGGAGATACGAGGCCAGACCCTCTTTTTGTGCCTGATTTCAGTCTTCTAGAGCACGCAGTCCCGGCAGTCCTCTGCCCCGCAGGCGATGTTCTCGATCTTCCACTTCAGCGCCCACCTCTTGATCTCCCTGACCACGCCGATGATCTCGACGCCGCTCTCTGTCAGGGTGTACTCGCTCTTCACCGGGAAGGTCGAGGCCTCCACCCGCTTCCAGACCAGTCCCTCCTCTTCGAGCTCCTTCAGGCGTGCGGAGAGGACCTTCGAGGTGATCCCGGGCAGTGCGTCCTTCAGTTCGGAGAAACGGCGGGTGTAGCCCTCGCCCTTGTAGAGTTCCAGGAGGACGAGGAGAGTCCACTTCTTTCCGAGGTACGTGAGCGTCGCATTGACGGTGCACCCTTCCTGCATGGTATATCTGTAGAAACTCTCCCCTCCATATACCTTTGTATCCTTAGTATACAGTGTATCTAAAAGATACAAAACAGGAGCACGACCATGTACTGCTATCAGTGTGAAGAGACCGCGAAAGGGTGCGGGTGCACGAGTGTGGGCGTCTGCGGCAAGGACGCGGAGACAGCCGGGCTTCAGGACGTCCTGATCTCCCTGACGAAGGGGATCGCGGTGCGGAACCTCGCGGCGATGGAGAGGGGAGAGGGGAACGGAGAGGCCGGGAGGTTCATCGCCGAGGCCCTCTTTGCGACCCTGACCAACGTGAACTTTGATCGGGAGCGCTTCCACG from the Methanofollis sp. genome contains:
- a CDS encoding AI-2E family transporter gives rise to the protein MDRPSDLSGTRQTLGILAALLVIVIGMQYCAYIVNLLLVSLILTILALPAMEMLRKRGLPDIVAMGVISAVAAVVLIIGVVITVSSFETLLNDLPTYQSDLQTRLSDLILLFQHFGIDSSLLAPTSFNLGEVVTFVRPYAIGLGNVLMYLFFILITTMFAVLEIPRISERLKRGIALEPKTFVGVEKMSKLMMDFVIVRTEANMIHGTLFGLSLWLMGVHSAVLWGTLTFILAFIPYIGLILAAIPAIFFAWLQYGIWGAAAVVGIVILLNAVVENPIYAKLASRRFELPPMVVILSLIIWGWILGLPGMIFAVPITLLLIILIQCSDELRWINDLLGVSGIFNDRARKKETE
- a CDS encoding helix-turn-helix domain-containing protein → MQEGCTVNATLTYLGKKWTLLVLLELYKGEGYTRRFSELKDALPGITSKVLSARLKELEEEGLVWKRVEASTFPVKSEYTLTESGVEIIGVVREIKRWALKWKIENIACGAEDCRDCVL